The following are encoded in a window of Roseimaritima ulvae genomic DNA:
- a CDS encoding DUF1501 domain-containing protein: MLNIFGGSQRCCDGQSRRDFLKIGTLGMGVGGFGLADLLRAEAAAGKSHSHKAVINIFLAGGPPHQDMWDIKTEAPSEIRGEFRPISTESPDVQICEVFPRLAGLMNRAAVVRSVVGCTGGHDGYMCMSGWNQNQLKNLGGHPSLGAATAKLRGPVDPAVPPFVGLAKPTRHRPWAHPGGAGFLGAAYSAFRPDGPGMDNMKLQGITLDRLQDRKQLLASLDTMRRDIDVTGAMAGMDAFGQQALDVLTSSKLLDALDLSKEDPKIVARYGDGKPYQFQYDGAPTCNDHLLLARRLIEAGVRVVSLSYGRWDSHSKNFDMVRDHGGKLDQCLSALIEDLEQRGMLDDVTIVVWGEFGRTPKINGNAGRDHWPQVSCAYLAGGGIRGGQAIGSTNRLGEHAEDRPVHMQEVLATLYHNLGIDVSTTTVVDPTGRPQFLVEHEPIRELI, from the coding sequence ATGTTAAACATCTTCGGTGGTAGTCAGCGCTGTTGTGACGGTCAATCGCGTCGTGACTTTCTCAAAATCGGCACTCTGGGAATGGGCGTCGGCGGCTTTGGCTTGGCCGACCTGTTGCGTGCCGAAGCGGCGGCGGGCAAGTCCCATTCGCACAAGGCGGTGATCAACATCTTCCTGGCCGGTGGCCCGCCGCATCAAGACATGTGGGACATTAAGACCGAAGCTCCGTCGGAGATCCGTGGCGAGTTCCGGCCGATCAGCACGGAGTCGCCGGACGTGCAGATCTGCGAAGTCTTTCCCCGCTTGGCGGGATTGATGAATCGCGCCGCGGTGGTCCGTTCGGTGGTCGGCTGCACGGGCGGACACGACGGATATATGTGCATGAGCGGTTGGAATCAAAACCAATTGAAGAACCTGGGCGGACACCCTTCGCTGGGCGCGGCGACGGCCAAGTTGCGAGGTCCCGTCGACCCAGCGGTGCCTCCCTTTGTGGGACTGGCCAAACCGACGCGACATCGGCCTTGGGCGCATCCCGGCGGCGCCGGTTTTCTGGGCGCGGCCTATTCCGCGTTTCGTCCCGACGGGCCTGGCATGGACAATATGAAGCTGCAAGGCATCACGCTGGACCGGCTGCAGGATCGCAAACAGTTACTGGCCAGCCTGGACACCATGCGGCGGGACATCGACGTTACCGGGGCGATGGCCGGTATGGATGCCTTTGGGCAGCAGGCCTTGGACGTGTTGACCAGCAGCAAATTGTTGGATGCCCTGGACCTGTCAAAGGAAGATCCCAAAATCGTCGCACGGTATGGCGATGGCAAACCTTACCAATTCCAGTACGACGGAGCGCCCACCTGTAACGACCACCTGCTGTTGGCTCGCCGTTTAATCGAAGCCGGCGTCCGCGTTGTCAGCCTCAGCTACGGACGCTGGGACAGCCATTCCAAAAACTTCGACATGGTTCGCGACCACGGTGGCAAACTGGACCAGTGCCTGAGCGCATTGATTGAAGACCTGGAACAGCGGGGCATGTTGGACGACGTGACGATCGTGGTCTGGGGAGAGTTCGGCCGGACTCCCAAAATCAACGGCAATGCCGGTCGCGACCACTGGCCCCAGGTCAGTTGTGCGTATCTGGCCGGAGGCGGCATCCGGGGCGGGCAAGCCATCGGCAGCACCAACCGTTTGGGCGAGCATGCCGAAGACCGCCCGGTCCACATGCAAGAAGTGTTGGCCACGCTGTATCACAACTTGGGCATCGACGTTTCGACCACCACGGTCGTCGATCCCACGGGACGCCCGCAATTCTTGGTAGAGCATGAGCCGATTCGTGAACTCATTTAA
- a CDS encoding TolC family protein: MAGLHSRPVVRYLARRWAVAVLCGVGVSVAGCESLDQPKRDVGQQRNQQLYQQTLLNTALPETVLPSIADLGAPGGAAPAERQEREMSLHEALTIAMTQPDVKRVDVDGQVAASPNTFYDIQASEARLQAALTAFDATLDSKLYTNQFKSPPNAFFGPGLTQPENRDEAAVQFGLTKPLLHGGLLSTNYNPDPGYFFLPGGTTDSFNPTYASEWQVSLKQPLLRNAGLEVNIAPIQVSQLEVEQSAWEFKNTLMASIRDVVETYWQLHATDVALREYEQVIPVLEEIVRLQRESLRAELVIAADVAKAQAKLHEYKQEYIRIQSERVTRELRLRNLLQLPPHDGYTLRTVTPPTDQQRRLDTGQAYLVAVDNQPDIVKKRLDVCIRRLELLVKANQRKPDLDFTALYRLNGLGENLGDAWDQMASAEFTDVELGIAFSMPVGMRRGKAEYQEARFRLARDQRLLEQQSFSALHALTEAARQVELAYQEYEQAKLQLKYATEWTKGAKLRYENPEPESSSSNWMVENLNDYYFAIRSRTDATIAVAEALNQYNFQMVRFEEVQGTLLEFFAIDYVSDPCRQASRLAPLAVPATALPESPTAGERLIDRLQSATIDQPATLEQPVASGQPAVIGPPVNAQPAMADASFQEFIETLNQY; encoded by the coding sequence ATGGCAGGTTTGCATTCAAGACCGGTTGTTCGCTACCTCGCTCGTCGGTGGGCTGTGGCGGTGCTGTGTGGCGTAGGGGTGAGCGTTGCCGGATGCGAGAGTCTGGACCAGCCCAAGCGGGACGTCGGCCAACAACGCAATCAGCAACTATACCAGCAAACGCTGCTGAACACGGCACTGCCGGAAACCGTGTTGCCGTCGATCGCCGATCTTGGCGCCCCAGGCGGAGCCGCGCCGGCCGAACGGCAGGAGCGCGAGATGTCTTTGCATGAAGCGCTGACGATCGCGATGACGCAGCCTGATGTCAAACGCGTGGACGTGGACGGCCAGGTGGCTGCCTCGCCCAATACCTTTTATGACATCCAGGCGTCCGAAGCTCGACTGCAAGCGGCCCTGACCGCGTTTGACGCGACCCTTGATTCGAAACTGTATACCAACCAATTCAAAAGCCCCCCCAACGCGTTCTTTGGTCCTGGGTTAACGCAGCCCGAGAATCGCGACGAGGCGGCCGTCCAATTTGGTTTAACCAAACCGCTGCTGCACGGCGGATTGTTGTCCACCAACTACAACCCCGATCCCGGCTACTTCTTCCTTCCGGGCGGGACCACCGACAGTTTCAATCCCACCTACGCCAGTGAATGGCAGGTGTCGCTGAAGCAACCGCTACTAAGAAATGCAGGGTTAGAGGTCAACATCGCACCGATCCAGGTCTCGCAGTTGGAAGTCGAACAGTCGGCCTGGGAATTCAAAAACACCTTGATGGCTTCGATTCGCGACGTCGTGGAAACCTACTGGCAACTGCACGCCACGGATGTCGCCCTACGGGAATACGAACAGGTGATCCCGGTGTTGGAAGAAATTGTGCGACTGCAACGGGAATCGCTTCGCGCCGAATTGGTGATCGCCGCCGATGTCGCCAAGGCCCAAGCCAAACTGCATGAATACAAGCAGGAATACATTCGCATTCAGTCCGAGCGGGTAACGCGTGAACTGCGACTGCGAAACCTGTTGCAGCTTCCGCCCCACGACGGCTATACGCTGCGAACCGTCACGCCGCCGACGGACCAACAACGGCGGTTGGACACCGGCCAAGCCTATTTGGTCGCCGTCGACAACCAACCCGACATCGTCAAGAAACGTTTGGACGTGTGCATCCGCAGGCTGGAGTTGCTGGTCAAAGCCAACCAACGCAAACCCGATCTGGATTTCACCGCACTGTATCGCTTGAACGGGCTGGGAGAAAACCTTGGCGACGCCTGGGACCAGATGGCGAGCGCGGAATTCACCGACGTCGAACTGGGAATCGCATTTTCGATGCCCGTGGGCATGCGGCGAGGCAAGGCCGAGTACCAGGAGGCGCGATTTCGCCTGGCACGCGATCAGCGGTTGTTGGAACAGCAATCGTTTTCGGCGCTGCACGCCTTAACCGAAGCGGCTCGGCAAGTCGAATTGGCGTACCAAGAATACGAGCAGGCTAAGTTGCAACTGAAATACGCCACCGAGTGGACCAAGGGCGCTAAGTTGCGTTACGAAAACCCCGAACCGGAATCGAGCAGCAGTAACTGGATGGTGGAAAATCTGAACGACTACTACTTCGCTATCCGGTCGCGAACCGATGCCACCATCGCCGTCGCCGAAGCGCTGAATCAATACAATTTTCAAATGGTACGGTTCGAAGAAGTCCAAGGGACGTTGTTGGAATTTTTTGCCATCGACTACGTCAGCGATCCCTGTCGACAAGCCTCACGGTTGGCTCCGCTGGCGGTGCCCGCCACGGCGTTGCCGGAGTCGCCGACCGCAGGGGAACGCCTGATCGATCGCCTGCAGTCGGCGACGATTGATCAGCCCGCGACGCTAGAGCAGCCAGTAGCGAGCGGTCAGCCAGCAGTGATTGGTCCGCCGGTAAATGCTCAGCCGGCGATGGCGGATGCCAGCTTTCAAGAGTTCATTGAAACCTTGAACCAGTATTAA